GCGCGCGCGCTGCTGTTGCCCTGCACACAGTGCCTCTCCACCGGCGTGACGGCCCCGAATTGGGGCCGCTTCACGACCCGGCGCAACAGAGCTGCCTCGTCTCGGATGCAGGTCGTTTTATAAAGCTGCATAAGGTTACAAGTTTTTTGTCCTACAAAAACCTTCCAGAAACCCTACAGGCTCTGGGATCTGTCCTAGACTCATGACCGATGGGTCCGTTTCAAAACAAAAACCCCGCAAAAAAACTAAACTTTTCAACTCGGCCCTTGGTCAAGTTTTAAGGCAAGGCGAGCACACCGCGATTCACGCTACATGCCCGTCCATCCAATCTTTTTAAGCTAACCGTGGAGCTGGCATACGCCTTGCCAGTTCGTAATGCGCTTGTGCGCCTGGCCGCAGGATGCGGTCATCGGAGCTAATGGCAGCGGGCCATTAGCCGACCAACACGTGGAGAGAATTATGATCAGTGCCGCAGCAAGTATTCAGGGAGAACGTGTTAGTCAGCCAGTTGGCGGGTCGACCCCTTTAGTCGACCTCAACACGGTGCGGCCGGTGTCCAGTCATAACCCCAATCGAAAGAAAGTGCTGTTTGTAACGTCTGAATTTGCCGACCTGGTGAAGACCGGCGGCCTGGGCGACGTATCGGCCGCCCTGCCCCGCGCCATGGCGCATCTGCATGATGTGCGCGTGCTGATCCCCGGTTACCCGCAGGTGATGGAAAGCGACAACCCGATCCATATCATCGGCGAGCTGGGTGGCCACGCCGCGCTGCCGCCGTGCAAGATCGGGCGCATGGACCTCAAGGACGGCCTGGTCATTTATGTGCTGATCTGCCCCGAGCTCTACGAGCGCGAAGGCACGCCCTACGGCGCCAACAACGGCCGCGACTGGCCCGACAACCATATTCGCTTCGCCCGCCTGGGCCTGGCCGCCGCCGACATGGCCGCCAACCTGGCGCAGATCCACTGGTGCCCGGACCTGGTGCACGCCCACGACTGGCCCGCCGGCCTGGCCCCGGCGTATATGCACTGGCGTGGGTCACGCACGCCCACCCTGTTCACCATTCACAACCTGGCCTACCAAGGCGTGGTCAGCCTGGCCTCCACGCCGGAGCTGGGCATTCCGCCTCACGCCCTGCAACAGGAAGGCATGGAGTTCTACGGCAAAATGTCGTTCCTCAAGGCCGGCATGGCGTACTCCAGCCATATCACCACGGTGAGCGCCACCTACGCCCAGGAAATCACCACCCCGGAATTCGGCTGCGGGCTCGACGGTTTCCTCGCCGCCAAGACCCAGCAAGGCCTGCTCAGCGGGATCCCCAACGGTATCGATGAAAGCTGGGAAACCTCCACCGACGAGCATCTGGTCCACAACTTCAATATCGGCGACTGGGAAGGCAAGGCGATCAACGCCGCCCATGTACGCGAGTTGTTCGGCCTGCATGACTCCACCGGCCCGCTGTTTGCCGTGGTCTCGCGCCTGGTCTACCAAAAAGGCCTGGACCTGACCGAAGCGGTCGCCGACTTCATCGTCGAAAACGGCGGCCAGATCGCGATTATCGGCCGTGGCGAGCCGGAAGAAGAACAGGCCATGCGCGAACTGGCGCTGCGCTTCCCCGGCCAGGTCGGTGTGCGCATCGGCTTCAATGAGACCGACGCACGCCGCATGTTCGCCGGCAGCGACTTCCTGCTGATGCCCTCGCGCTACGAGCCCTGCGGCTTGAGCCAGATGTACGCCCAGCGCTTCGGCTCACTGCCGGTAGCGCGCAATACCGGCGGGCTGGCCGACACCATCGAGGATGGCGTAACCGGGTTCCTGTTCAATGAATCCACGGTACAAAGCTACGAAGAAGCGCTCAGTCGCGCCTTCAAGGTGTTTGCCTTCCCCGGCCTGCTCAATGCCATGCGCTGCCGGGCCATGACTCAACCCTTCAATTGGTGCCAGGCGGTGGAACCCTACGCCGAACTGTATGAACAACTGGTCGCTAAAGCGCTGGGGAAACAAACCAAGTAATCAAGGGAGGTCTCTATAGATGCCATTACGGAATATGGAAACCTGGCCCCACGGCGCAATCATGCTGGACGCGCAACACACGCGTTTTGCTTTGTGGGCGCCAGACGCGTTTTATGTCAGCGTTGAATTGGAAGACGGCAACTCCATCGCCATGCTGCCCCAGGCCGATGGTTGGTTTGAAGTTGAAATAAAGTGCCCGGCGGGCACGCGCTACCGCTACAACATCGACGGCGAACGGGATGTGCCAGACCCGGCGTCCCGGGCCCAGGCTTCAGACGTACATGGCTGGAGCCTGGTGGTCGACCCCCTTGCCTATACCTGGCAACACGCCAACTGGCATGGCCGGCCGTGGCACGAAGCGGTGATTTACGAACTGCACGTCGGCGCGCTGGGCGGCTACGCCGAGGTCGAGAAACACCTGCCACGACTGGCCGAGCTGGGCGTTACCGCGATTGAACTGATGCCATTGGCGCAGTTCCCCGGCGAGCGCAATTGGGGTTACGACGGCGTACTGCCCTACGCACCGCAATCGTCCTACGGCACACCCGAGCAACTCAAACACCTGATCGACAGCGCCCATGGGCACGGCCTCGCCGTGATCCTCGACGTGGTCTACAACCACTTCGGCCCCGACGGCAATTACCTGGGCCAGTACGCCAAAGGCTTCTTCCAGGAGGACATCCACACGCCGTGGGGCGCGGGTATCGACTTCAACCGCCGCGAAGTGCGCGATTTCTTTCTCGACAACGCCTTGATGTGGTTGCTCGAATACCGCTTCGACGGCCTGCGGCTGGACGCCGTGCACGCGATCGACAACCCCGGCTTCCTGCAGGAACTGGCACACCGCGTGCGAGAGCAGGTCGACATCGGTCGACATGTGTGGCTGGTCCTGGAAAACGAGCTGAACCAGGCCAGCCTGTTGCAGCAGGACTTTGACGCGCAGTGGAACGACGACTTCCACAACGTGCTGCATGTGCTGCTCACGGACGAAACCGATGCGTATTACAGCGACTTCGCCACAGACGCTACCGCCAAATTGGCGCGTTGCCTGGGCGAAGGGTTTATCTATCAGGGCCAGGCCACCCGACATGGCCACGCTCGCGGCGAGCCCAGCGCGTCATTGCCGCCCACTGCCTTCGTGGCGTTTTTGCAGAACCACGACCAAATCGGCAACCGCGCCCTCGGCGAACGGCTGCATCAACTCTGCTCGCCCGACGCGCTCAAGGCCGCAACCGCATTGCTGTTGATGTCGCCGATGATCCCGTTGATGTTCATGGGCGATGAGAGCAACGCCCGCGAGCCCTTTCTGTTTTTCACCGACCACCACGGCGATCTCGCCGCAGCGGTACGTGAAGGCCGACGCAATGAATTCGCCGATTTCGCCGCGTTCCACGACCCCGAGCGCCGTGCGCGCATCCCCGACCCGAACGCCCTGTCCACCTTTGCGCAATCAGCCCCGGCGTTGGCCGATAACGCGCACACCGAGTTCTACCGCCATCTGCTCGGCCTGCGCCGCGAACACCTCGTGCCGCACCTGCCCGGCAGCGTCGCACTGGGCGCGCAGGTGCTGGCAAACGCTGCCGTGACCGCGCGCTGGCGCCTGGGCAACGGCCGCGTGCTGCAAATCGACATCAACCTGAGTGCAGCGGCGGTGGCTCACACCACAACGCAGCCGATCATTTTTGCGACGCCTGCCGACCAAGGCGCGCAACTGCCGCCGTACAGCGCACGCGTCAGCCTTTCCCCTGTTGGAGAACACCCTTGAGCGAAGCGAAACTGGAAACTCTCGCCAGCCGCGCGGGCCTGGCCGTCGATTGGATCGACGCCAACGGCCGCCCGCAACGTGTGCAACCCGACGCCCTGCGCGCCGTCCTCAAAGGCCTCGGCCACCCGGCCGATACCGATGCCGAGATCGACGCGAGCCTGCATGAACTGGAACAGGCTCAACAGGCCAAACAGCTGCCACCTTTACTGACCGTGGACAGCGGCCACGGCCTTGACCTGGCGCACTATTTCGAACCCGACACCCTGTGCCGCGTCAGCCTGGAAAACGGTGAAACCCTGGAGCTGAGGCTCGACAGCAACGCGGTGCTGCCCGGCGTGATCGCCCTGGGTTATCACCAGGTGCATGTCAACGATCAGACCTTCACCCTGGCGGTTGCGCCCAGCCACTGCTACAGCGTGGCCGAAGCGGTCGACAGCCAACCCGCGCGTGCCTGGGGCCTGAGCGCGCAGCTGTATTCACTGCGTCGCCTGGGCGATGGTGGCTTCGGCGATACCCTGGCCCTGGAACACCTGGTGCGCGCAGCCGCCGAACGCGGTGCCGATGCCCTGGCGATCAGCCCGATGCACGCGATGTTCAGCGCCGACACCTCGCGCTACAGCCCCTACTCGCCATCGAGCCGCTTGTTTCTCAACAGCCTGTATGCCTCGCCGGCGTGCATCCTTGGCGAACGCGAAGTGCGCAACGCCATCGAGGCCATCGGCCTGGTGGAGGCGTTGCACACGCTGGAACAGGGCAGCCTGATCGACTGGGCCGCCGCCGCCAATGCCAAGCAACGCCTGTTGCGGGCACTGTATGAAGACTTCCGCCACGGCCAGCACCCGCAACATGCCGACTTCCTGAGCTTCCGCCAGGCCGGCGGTGAAGCCCTGGAAAACCACTGTCGCTTCGAAGCCGTGCAAGCGGCCCGTGCAGCCGCAGGCGAAGACCTCGACTGGCGCCACTGGCCCGAGGCGTGGCGCACCCCGCAAAGCCCGGCGCTGGCGAAGTTCGCCGAGGAAAACCGTGACGAAATCGGTTACTTCGCGTTCACCCAATGGCTGATCGCCCGCTGCCTGCAACGCGCCCAGCAAGCGGCCAAAGGCAGCGGCATGGGCGTCGGTTTGATCGCCGACCTCGCCGTGGGGGCCGACGGCGGCGGCAGCCAGGCCTGGAGCCGCCAGGATGAGCTGCTGGCCGACCTGACCGTGGGCGCGCCACCCGACATCCTCAACCGCGCCGGTCAGGGCTGGGGCATTTCCGCGTTCTCCCCCGAAGGCCTCAAGCGCAACGGCTTTCGCGCGTTTATCGAGATGCTGCGCGCCAACTTCGCCCATGCCGGCGGCTTGCGCATCGACCACGTGATGGGCCTGCAACGCCTGTGGGTGATCCCCATGGACGCCTCGCCACGCGAAGGTGCCTACCTGTATTACCCGGTGGACGACATGCTGCGGCTGCTGGCGCTGGAATCCCATCGCCACCAGGCCATCGTGCTCGGTGAAGACCTGGGCACGGTACCCGATGGCCTGCGCGAAAAACTCATCGGCCGCTCGATTCTGGGCATGCGCGTGCTGCTGTTCGAACAAGACCACGACGGCCGGTTCAAACCTATCCTCGACTGGCCGGACAACGCCCTGGCCACCACCAGCACCCACGATCTGCCCACGCTCAACGGCTGGTGGCACAGCCGCGATATCGACTGGAACATCCAGCTCGGCCTGATCGATGCGCCCACCGTGGAGCAATGGAGCGAACACCGCCTGCGCGAACGCCAGGCGCTGCGCCAGGCCCTGAGCCAGGACCCGCAGAATTTCGTGGAAGAGATCCGCAACGAAACCGACCACATGATCGACGCCAGCGTGCGCTACCTCGGCCACACCCGCGCGCCGCTGGTGCTGCTGCCGCTGGAGGATGCGCTGGGCGTGGAAGAACAAGCCAACCTGCCCGGCACCACTGACACCCACCCCAACTGGCGCCGGCGCCTGGCGGGTGAAGCCTCGAGCCTGCTCGACAATGCCGGTGCCGCGCGCCGCCTCGAACTGCTGGCCGTCGCACGCAACCAGGCCTATGAGCGTGACCGATGAACACACTCGAACTGCGCGCAACCCAGCGCCTGCAATTTCATAAGGGGTTTACCCTCGACGACGCGGTACCGCTGGTGCCGTATTTTGCCCGGTTGGGCATCAGCCACCTGTATGCGTCGCCGCTGCTCAGTGCGCGCGCCGGCTCCATGCACGGCTACGATGTGGTCGACCCCACGCGGGTCAACCACGAGTTGGGCGGTGAAGCGGCGTTGCGCCGTCTGGTCGCCGCGTTACGCGAACACGACATGGGCTTGATCCTCGACATTGTCTCCAACCACATGGCCGTTGGCGGTGCCGATAACCCGTGGTGGCTGGACCTGCTCGAGTGGGGCCGCTTGAGCCCCTACAGCGAATTTTTCGATATCCAGTGGCACTCGCCCGACCCCTTGCTCAAGGGCCAACTGCTGATGCCGTTTCTGGGCAGCGATTATGGCGAAGCCTTGCAGGCCGGCACGCTGACGCTGCAGTTCGATGCCGAACACGGAGCGTTTTATGCGCAGCACTACGAACACCGCTTCCCGATCTGCCCACGCGATTACGCGCTGATTCTGGGCAGCGATGAACCGCTCAAACCGCTGGCTGAGCAATTCGCCGCCCTGGCCTATCAAAACGATGCGTATGCGCAGGCGGCCGTGCTCAAGCAGGCCTTGGCCGAGCACGCCAGCGACGTACTGCCGGCCATCCAACAACGGTTGGCGCGCTTCGACGGGCGCGAACAGGAAGGCTTCGAGCGCCTGCATCATCTGCTCGAACAGCAAAGCTACCGCCTGGCCAGTTGGCGCACGGCGGCGGACGATATCAACTGGCGCCGCTTCTTCGACGTCAATGAACTGGGCGGCCTGCGCGTTGAACGCGCGCAGGTATTCGAGGCCACCCACGGCAAGATCTTCGAGCTGATCAGCGAAGGCCTGGTGGATGGCCTGCGCATCGACCATATCGACGGCCTGGCCGACCCGCGCGGTTACTGCCGCAAGCTGCGGCGCCGGGTGGATGCACTGGCGCCTGGGCGGCACTTGCCGATTTTCGTCGAGAAGATTCTTGGCGACGGTGAAACCCTGCGCGAAGACTGGTGCGTGGACGGCACCACCGGCTACGAATTCATGAACCAACTGTCGCTGTTGCAGCACCACCCGGACGGCTTCGAACCCCTGGCCGACGTGTGGACGCGCCACAGCGAGCGGCCCTCGGCGTTTATCGAAGAAGCCTGGCTGGCGCGCCAGCAGATCCTCAACGGCTCCCTGGGCGGCGACTTTGAAAGCGTGGCCCAGGCCCTGCTGCAAGTGGCCCGCGATGACGTGATGACCCGCGACCTGACCCTGGGTGCGATTCGCCGCGCGTTGCAGGAACTGATCGTGGACTTCCCGGTGTACCGCACCTATATCAGCGCCCGTGGCCGGAGCGCCGCCGACGACCAGGTTTTCCAGCAAGCCCTGGAAGGCGCGCGCGGCACCTTGAGCGAAGGCGACTGGCCGGTGCTCGACCACCTGGAAAAATGGCTCGGCGGCCAGCCCTGGCGTGAGCGCCCGGTGGGCCGTGAGCGCAAGATCCTCAAGCATGCCTGCGTGCGCTTCCAGCAACTGACGTCGCCGGCGGCGGCAAAGGCCGTGGAAGACACCGCGTTCTACCGCTCTGCGGTGCTGCTGTCGCGTAACGACGTGGGCTTTTGCACCGAGCGGTTCAGCGCGCCGTTGGCCGAGTTCCACGCGGTCAACCAGCAGCGCTTGCACGCCTTCCCGGACAACTTGCTCGCCACCGCCACCCACGACCATAAACGCGGCGAAGACACCCGCGCGCGCCTGGCGGTACTCAGTGAGTGCGCCGCCTGGTACGCCGAACAGGTCGAGCAATGGCGAGCCCTTGCACAGCCTTTGCGCAGCGACGCGGCCAGCCCGTCGGCGGGCGATGAGTTGATCCTGTACCAGGTGTTGCTGGGCAGTTGGCCGCTGGACCTCACCGATGACGTTGCGAGTTACCAGCAGCGCCTGTGGCAATGGCAACAAAAGGCCCTGCGCGAAGCCAAGTTGCACAGCAGTTGGAGCGCCCCCAACGAGGCCTACGAGCACGGTGTCGAAGCGTTCCTGTCGCGCCTGTTGCTCAGTGACGCAGGCCGCCCCTTGCGCACCGCGATCGGCGCGGCGGCCCAGGCGATTGCCCCGGCGGGCGCGCTCAATGGGCTGGCGCAATCCTTGCTTCGCATCACGGTGCCGGGGGTGCCGGACCTGTACCAGGGCGCCGAGTTCTGGGACTTCAGCCTGGTGGACCCGGACAACCGTCGCCCGGTGGATTTCAAGGCGCGGCAACACGCCCTGAATACCCCACCGGATATCGGCGAACTGTTGTTCAACTGGCGTGACGGGCGTATCAAACAGGCGTTGATCGCCCAGGTACTGGCCTTGCGCAAGGCCCATCCGCTGCTGTTTCGCCAGGGCCACTACACGCCGCTGGAGGTGGTTGGGCAACACGCCGAACGGGTGATCGCATTCTGCCGCGAACATCAGGGCAAACGCCTGCTGGTGGTGGTGCCGCGCTGGCCCCATTCACTGCTGGAAAATGGTGTGCGTCCACAGATCAATGCGCAGGTTTGGGGCGATACCCGGCTGAAATTACCGTTCGCCGCGCCAACTCAAAACTGGAAGGGACTTTTTCATACAGGTGCAGTCACACCAGACAAGGAGCTGTTGATCAGCACTGCCCTGGGGGATTTCCCGGTCAATGTCTTTATCAATCCTGATGATCAAGAAAGCTGAAAATTTTCTGTGAGGAGCATTGCGATGAGTACCGAAGACAAACGCATACGCGAACTGGCGCATCAGATCTGGGAGTCTGAAGGCAAACCCCATGGCCAGGACGCGCGCCACTGGGAGATGGCGCGCAAGTTGGCCGAATCCGAAGCGCTGACACCGAGCAAGCCAAAACCGGCCGCCAAACCGAAGACGGCGCCCAAGCCCGCCGCAGCGAAAGCCAAACCGGCGGCGGCCAGCAAACCGGCCCCGCCGCCAGCGAAAAAACCGGCTGCGCCGAAAAAGCCCAAACCCTGACCCTTATAGCGCCATAACCCTCCTCCCGACGCAGTCGGCAGGAGGTGACCCCACGTTTCAGATTTCTCAACTGACCCCTGGTCAGCACGGCCGCGTTCGGCCCGGAAAAAGACCCTTGCAGGAGCAACACTCAATGAGCAAACCCCATAAAACCCCATCGACGCCGGGCAGCGAGCCGTCGCGGATTCGTGAAGGTTTGCCCTTCCCCCTTGGCGCCACCTGGGACGGCCTGGGCGTCAACTTTGCGCTGTTCTCGGCCAATGCCACCAAGGTCGAACTGTGCCTGTTCGACGACACCGGTGAAGTTGAACTGGAGCGCATCGAACTGCCCGAATACACCGACGAGATCTTCCACGGTTACTTGCCCGACGCCCACCCAGGGCTGATTTACGGCTACCGCGTGTACGGTCCGTATGACCCGGCCAACGGGCATCGTTTCAACCACAACAAACTGCTGATCGACCCCTACGCCAAGCAATTGGTGGGTGAGTTGAAATGGTCGCAGGCGCTGTTCGGCTACACCATCGGCCATCCCGACGACGACCTCAGCTTCGACGAACGCGACAGCGCGCCCTTCGTGCCCAAGTGCAAGGTCATCGACCCGGCGCACACCTGGGGCAACGACCAGCCGGTGCGGGTGCCATGGGACCGCACGATCATTTACGAAACCCACCTGCGCGGCATCAGCATGCGCCACCCTTCGGTGGGCGAATCGGTGCGGGGCACCTGCGCCGGCCTGATGGAAGACGACGTGCTCAAGCACATCCGCCAGTTGGGTATTTCATCGGTGGAACTGTTGCCGGTCCACGCTTTCGTCAACGACCAGCACCTGCTGGAAAAAGGCATGACGAACTATTGGGGCTACAACAGCATCGCGTTTTTCGCCCCCGACCCACGCTACCTGGCCAGCGGCAAGATCGCCGAGTTCAAGGAAATGGTCGCGCACCTGCATGAGCAGAAGCTCGAACTGATCCTCGACGTGGTCTACAACCACACCGCTGAAGGCAACGAACGTGGCCCGACCCTGTCCATGCGCGGTATCGACAACGCCTCGTACTATCGCTTGATGCCCGACGACAAGCGCTTCTACATCAACGATTCAGGCACCGGCAACACCCTGGACCTGAGCCACCCCTGCGTGCTGCAGATGGTGACAGACTCACTGCGCTACTGGGCCACCGAGATGCATGTGGACGGCTTTCGCTTCGACTTGGCGACCATCCTCGGCCGCTACCGCGACGGCTTCGACGAGCGCCATAGCTTCCTCGTCGCCTGCCGCCAGGACCCGATACTGCGCCAGCTCAAACTCATTGCCGAGCCTTGGGACTGCGGCCCCGGCGGCTATCAGGTGGGCAACTTCCCGCCGGGCTGGGCGGAATGGAACGACCGCTTCCGCGACACCGTGCGCGCGTTCTGGAAAGGCGACGACGGCCAACTGGCGGACTTCGCCGGGCGCATGACCGCCTCGGGCGAGATGTTCAACCATCGAGGGCGGCGTCCGTACAGTTCGGTGAATTTCATCACCGCCCACGACGGTTTCACCCTGCACGACCTGGTGTCGTACAACGACAAGCACAACGAGGACAACGACGAAAACAACCAGGACGGCAGCAACAACAACCTGTCCTGGAACCATGGCGTCGAAGGCCCCACCGACGACCCGCACATCAACGCGCTGCGCCTGCGCCAGATGCGCAATTTCTTCGCCACGCTGCTGCTGGCCCAGGGCACCCCGATGATCGTCGCCGGTGATGAGTTCGCCCGTACCCAACACGGCAACAACAACGCCTATTGCCAGGACAGCGAGATCGGCTGGGTCAACTGGGACCTGGACGATGACGGCAAGTCGTTGCTCAAGTTTGTGAAGCGCTTGATCAAGCTGCGCCTGGCATATCCGATCCTGCGTCGCGGGCGCTTCCTGGTGGGTGACTACAACGAAGACATCGGTGTGAAGGACGTGACCTGGCTTGCGCCCGATGGCAGCGAAATGACCACCGAACAATGGCAGGACAGCCAGGGCCGCTGCCTGGGCATGCTGATGGATGGCCGCGCCCAGGAAACCGGGATCCGCCGTGCCGGCGCCGATGCCACGTTGTTGCTGGTGGTGAATGCGCACCACGACATGGTCAACTTCCGCCTGCCGCCGGTGCCCGAAGGTGAAAGCTGGAGCTGCATGCTCGACACCAATGACCCGGCCGTGCGCGGCCAGGAACGTTTTGAATTCGATCACGAATATGCCGTGACCGGGCGCTCGCTGTTGCTGTTTGAGCTGCAGCGCGAAGACGAGGTGTGAGACAGGCGTGCACAGATGCCTTAAATACCAGGGCTACTCGGACACGCAAGCCCTCGGCCGGGCGCTGGAGGCCCTTCAGGCAGAGGGCCTGGATCGGTTGCCATTGCCCGGCAGTGGCCAGACGTTGGAGCGCTTCAGACGCCTGGCCGAGGTGGCCGCGCATGATGTGCGCCTGTGCAAGTTGTTCGAAGGCCATACCGACGCGCTGGCGATCATGGCCGAACTCGACAGCCCCCTCCCCCCGCCAGGCACTACGTGGGGAATGTGGGCCGCCGAGCCGCCAACGGCCAAGGTGCGGGTGTACCGTGAGGGTGAGCATTTGCGGGTACTGGGGCGCAAAGCCTGGTGTTCCGGTGCGGCGGTGGTGAGCCATGGGTTATTGACCGCCTGGGATGAAACGGACCGTCAGCAATTGGTGGCGGTTGCGATGCAACAGCCAGGCGTTACGGTGACGGATGAAGGCTGGTGCGCGGTGGGCATGGCGGCGACGGGCAGTGTCGAGATTGTCTTCGATGAGGCCGCAGGCCTTGCTGTAGGTGGACCAGGCGATTACCTCGCCCGCCCTGGTTTCTGGCACGGCGGGATCGGCGTCGCCGCGTGCTGGTACGGCGCGGCGCAACAGCTTGCAGAGGCATTGCGCGCGCATTGCAGCCAACGCCCTGAACCCCACGCGCTTGCGCATCTGGGCGCCGTCGACAGGGCACTGCACAGCGCCGCGTGCGTGTTGCGCGCAAGCGCTGCGCGCATCGACCGTGCGCCCATCGCCGATGCCCGGCAACTGGCTCAGCAAGCGCGGGCGTGCATCGAAGACAGCGTGGAGCAAGTGATTCACCATGTCGGCCGCGCGCTCGGTGCCGGGCCGTATTGCAAGGACCCGCACTTTGCCCAGTTGATGGCGGACTTGCCGGTGTACATGCGCCAAAGCCATGCCGAACGTGATCTTGCCGGCCTCGGTGAGCAGGTAGCCGGCGCGCCCTCAGGGAGGTGGCAGCTATGAAACCCAACCCGATTGTCGGCCAAGGTACGCCGCTGCATCGTTGGCAAACCTCGCCGCGCATGGCCGAGCTTGCGCTGATCAGCGTCGAACAGTTGGTGCCCGAGGGCCATCGCGCGGTGATCATCGCCCCCCATCCAGACGATGAGGTGCTCGGCTGCGGTGGCCTGTTGCAGGGGCTGGCCGCACTGGGGAGGCCCATCCAACTGATTTCGGTGACCGACGGCAGCGCCAGCCACCCAGGCTCCCGACGTTGGCCGGCGGAGCGCCTGAGCGTGGTGCGACCGCAGGAGTCGGCGCAGGCGCTGCACCGCCTGGGGCTGCCCTTGCACAGTTTGAAGTGGCTGCGCGCAGGCTTTGCCGACAGCAACGTCGCCGCACGCGAAGACGAGTTGATGAGGTTTATCCAGCGCTACCTAAAACCCACCGATGTGGTGTTCACCACGTGGCGCGAAGACGGCCATTGCGACCACGAAGCCGTGGGGCGGGCCAGTGCCGCGGCCGCCCAGGCAGTGGGCGCCACGCTGTACGAGCTGCCGGTGTGGACCTGGCACTGGGCGACCCCCGAAGACCGCCTGGTGCCCTGGCACCGCGCACGCAAAATCCCCCTGACCTGCGAAGCCGTGGCCCGTAAGCGCCACGCTATCCATGCCTTCGCCAGCCAGTTAGAAGGCGACCCGCAGATCGGCCTTGCGCCGGTGCTGGCGCCTTATGTGGTGGAGCGTTTGCTGCAACCCTTTGAAGTGGTATTCGTATGAGTGTGGCCACCCCATATTTCGACCGGCTGTTTGCCGAAAACGATGACCCCTGGGCATTCCGCCAACGCTGGTATGAGCGCCGCAAGCGTGCCCTGACCCTGGCGATGCTGACGCGCCCGCGCTACGCCGCGATCTTCGAGCCGGGTTGCGCCAATGGCGAACTGAGCGTTGAACTGGCCGCGCGTTGCGACCAACTGTTGTGTTGCGACACCGCCACGGCGGCAGT
This region of Pseudomonas asgharzadehiana genomic DNA includes:
- the glgA gene encoding glycogen synthase GlgA, whose translation is MISAAASIQGERVSQPVGGSTPLVDLNTVRPVSSHNPNRKKVLFVTSEFADLVKTGGLGDVSAALPRAMAHLHDVRVLIPGYPQVMESDNPIHIIGELGGHAALPPCKIGRMDLKDGLVIYVLICPELYEREGTPYGANNGRDWPDNHIRFARLGLAAADMAANLAQIHWCPDLVHAHDWPAGLAPAYMHWRGSRTPTLFTIHNLAYQGVVSLASTPELGIPPHALQQEGMEFYGKMSFLKAGMAYSSHITTVSATYAQEITTPEFGCGLDGFLAAKTQQGLLSGIPNGIDESWETSTDEHLVHNFNIGDWEGKAINAAHVRELFGLHDSTGPLFAVVSRLVYQKGLDLTEAVADFIVENGGQIAIIGRGEPEEEQAMRELALRFPGQVGVRIGFNETDARRMFAGSDFLLMPSRYEPCGLSQMYAQRFGSLPVARNTGGLADTIEDGVTGFLFNESTVQSYEEALSRAFKVFAFPGLLNAMRCRAMTQPFNWCQAVEPYAELYEQLVAKALGKQTK
- the treZ gene encoding malto-oligosyltrehalose trehalohydrolase, whose translation is MPLRNMETWPHGAIMLDAQHTRFALWAPDAFYVSVELEDGNSIAMLPQADGWFEVEIKCPAGTRYRYNIDGERDVPDPASRAQASDVHGWSLVVDPLAYTWQHANWHGRPWHEAVIYELHVGALGGYAEVEKHLPRLAELGVTAIELMPLAQFPGERNWGYDGVLPYAPQSSYGTPEQLKHLIDSAHGHGLAVILDVVYNHFGPDGNYLGQYAKGFFQEDIHTPWGAGIDFNRREVRDFFLDNALMWLLEYRFDGLRLDAVHAIDNPGFLQELAHRVREQVDIGRHVWLVLENELNQASLLQQDFDAQWNDDFHNVLHVLLTDETDAYYSDFATDATAKLARCLGEGFIYQGQATRHGHARGEPSASLPPTAFVAFLQNHDQIGNRALGERLHQLCSPDALKAATALLLMSPMIPLMFMGDESNAREPFLFFTDHHGDLAAAVREGRRNEFADFAAFHDPERRARIPDPNALSTFAQSAPALADNAHTEFYRHLLGLRREHLVPHLPGSVALGAQVLANAAVTARWRLGNGRVLQIDINLSAAAVAHTTTQPIIFATPADQGAQLPPYSARVSLSPVGEHP
- the malQ gene encoding 4-alpha-glucanotransferase, which gives rise to MSEAKLETLASRAGLAVDWIDANGRPQRVQPDALRAVLKGLGHPADTDAEIDASLHELEQAQQAKQLPPLLTVDSGHGLDLAHYFEPDTLCRVSLENGETLELRLDSNAVLPGVIALGYHQVHVNDQTFTLAVAPSHCYSVAEAVDSQPARAWGLSAQLYSLRRLGDGGFGDTLALEHLVRAAAERGADALAISPMHAMFSADTSRYSPYSPSSRLFLNSLYASPACILGEREVRNAIEAIGLVEALHTLEQGSLIDWAAAANAKQRLLRALYEDFRHGQHPQHADFLSFRQAGGEALENHCRFEAVQAARAAAGEDLDWRHWPEAWRTPQSPALAKFAEENRDEIGYFAFTQWLIARCLQRAQQAAKGSGMGVGLIADLAVGADGGGSQAWSRQDELLADLTVGAPPDILNRAGQGWGISAFSPEGLKRNGFRAFIEMLRANFAHAGGLRIDHVMGLQRLWVIPMDASPREGAYLYYPVDDMLRLLALESHRHQAIVLGEDLGTVPDGLREKLIGRSILGMRVLLFEQDHDGRFKPILDWPDNALATTSTHDLPTLNGWWHSRDIDWNIQLGLIDAPTVEQWSEHRLRERQALRQALSQDPQNFVEEIRNETDHMIDASVRYLGHTRAPLVLLPLEDALGVEEQANLPGTTDTHPNWRRRLAGEASSLLDNAGAARRLELLAVARNQAYERDR
- a CDS encoding malto-oligosyltrehalose synthase; translated protein: MNTLELRATQRLQFHKGFTLDDAVPLVPYFARLGISHLYASPLLSARAGSMHGYDVVDPTRVNHELGGEAALRRLVAALREHDMGLILDIVSNHMAVGGADNPWWLDLLEWGRLSPYSEFFDIQWHSPDPLLKGQLLMPFLGSDYGEALQAGTLTLQFDAEHGAFYAQHYEHRFPICPRDYALILGSDEPLKPLAEQFAALAYQNDAYAQAAVLKQALAEHASDVLPAIQQRLARFDGREQEGFERLHHLLEQQSYRLASWRTAADDINWRRFFDVNELGGLRVERAQVFEATHGKIFELISEGLVDGLRIDHIDGLADPRGYCRKLRRRVDALAPGRHLPIFVEKILGDGETLREDWCVDGTTGYEFMNQLSLLQHHPDGFEPLADVWTRHSERPSAFIEEAWLARQQILNGSLGGDFESVAQALLQVARDDVMTRDLTLGAIRRALQELIVDFPVYRTYISARGRSAADDQVFQQALEGARGTLSEGDWPVLDHLEKWLGGQPWRERPVGRERKILKHACVRFQQLTSPAAAKAVEDTAFYRSAVLLSRNDVGFCTERFSAPLAEFHAVNQQRLHAFPDNLLATATHDHKRGEDTRARLAVLSECAAWYAEQVEQWRALAQPLRSDAASPSAGDELILYQVLLGSWPLDLTDDVASYQQRLWQWQQKALREAKLHSSWSAPNEAYEHGVEAFLSRLLLSDAGRPLRTAIGAAAQAIAPAGALNGLAQSLLRITVPGVPDLYQGAEFWDFSLVDPDNRRPVDFKARQHALNTPPDIGELLFNWRDGRIKQALIAQVLALRKAHPLLFRQGHYTPLEVVGQHAERVIAFCREHQGKRLLVVVPRWPHSLLENGVRPQINAQVWGDTRLKLPFAAPTQNWKGLFHTGAVTPDKELLISTALGDFPVNVFINPDDQES